The Rosa rugosa chromosome 1, drRosRugo1.1, whole genome shotgun sequence genomic sequence AAGGGATTTCAGAAGGAGAAGTTGATGTGAACCTTTTAAACTTTGCTTTATTCACAAATGCAGATCCTGTGAGTTTTGAAGAGGCCGTGGGAAGCGAAGATTGGAGGAAAGCAATGGAGACCGAGATCAAATCCATAGAGAAAAATGAAACATGGGTTCTCACTGATTTACCTGAAGGAGCGAAGCGGATTGGAGTCAAATGGGTCTACAAGACAAAGCTGAATGAACATGGTGAGGTGGAGAAGTTTAAAGCtcggttggttgccaaaggttACGTGCAAGAGTATGGGATCGATTATTCTGAAGTATTTGCACCAGTAGCTCGGATGGACACAGTGAGAATCATTCTTGCTCTCGCTGCTCACAAGAGTTGGAAGGTGTATCAACTTGATGTCAAATCagcattcttgcatggtgaaTTGATGGAGGATGTGTACGTCGAGCAGCCGAAAGGTTTTGAGAAGAAGGAGGAGCTCAACAAAGTTTATAAGCTAAGAAAAGCCTTATATGGACTAAAACAAGCCCCTCGAGCTTGGTTTAGTCGCATTGAGGCCTATTTCTTAAGGGAGGGATTTGAGAAATGTCCTAGTGAGCAGACACTTTTTGTCAAGACAAACACCCAAGGTAAACTGTTGATCGTAAGTTTGTATGTTGATGATTTAATTTACACTGGGAATGATGATGCAATGATGAGGGAGTTCAAGGATTCAATGATGAAGGAGTTTGACATGTCAGACTTAGGGAAAATGAGATACTTTCTCGGATTAGAAGTACAACAATTGCAGGATGGGATCTTTATCAGCCAAAAGAAGTATGCAATGGATGTGCTTAGGAGGTTTGGGATGGAAAAGAGCAATGCAGTACTGAATCCTATAGTTCCAGGGTTCAAGATTTCAAAAGATGAGAGCgggattgaagttgatggcACCTTCTATAAGCAGCTTGTTGGAAGTTTAATGTACTTAACTTCTACTCGTCCAGACTTGATGTATGCAGTAAGTTTGATTGCTAGATATATGTCTCAACCAACAGAACTTCATCTTATGGCTGCAAAAAGGGTGTTAAGATATGTGAAAGGGACTGTTGACTTTGGTATTCTGTATAAGAAGGAGGCAAGTGATGTTTTGACAGCGTACACCGATAGTGATTATGCAGGGTGTTTGGAGGACAGGAAGAGCACTTCGGGGTATGCATTTATGATGAGCTCGGGGGCAGTGGCTTGGTCATCTAAGAAGCAACCGATTGTAACGTTATCTACAACGGAGGCTGAGTTTGTGGCTGCTGCAGCATGTGCTTGTCAAGCAATATGGATGAAAAGGGTACTTAAAATGCTTGGCTGTGAAGGTAATGAGTGTACAACTATTTTCTGTGACAATAGCTCAACAATCAAATTGTCCAAAAATCCAGTAATGCATGGAAGAAGCAAGCATATTGGAGTACGGTTTCATTTCTTAAGAGATTTGTCCAAGGAAGGAGTGGTGCAGCTAGTTCATTGTGGTTCACAGGAGCAAATTGCTGATGTTCTGACGAAGCCATTAAAACTGGAGCAGTTTCAAAAGCTTCGAGGTCTCTTGGGAGTGTGTGAGTCACCAAAGTAAACTAAGTTATGCAGCTTAGTTTAAGGGAGGGTATGATAGAGTTGGATAGAACATGCAGACAAGACTTGTCTTGGAGAACGTCATTGGCATGCTTTGTCTTTTGTACTTGGGTGAGAGCACGAGCTGTCTCCTTTTGATGTAGTGCACGGGTTGTCCCCTCATGTGCTATTGTAGTGCTCATATCTTTATCATTTGTTAAGTAGCTAGGTTTCCTTATTGTCTCTTTCTGTTAAAGTTGTAAAGGCTATAAAGCCATGCTCTTTGCTTTGAATTAATTAAGTCATTCAAGTCCAGTTTTGTTGTGTTCTTGCTCACATTCTTCGTGTGTTCAAAAGTTCTTAACAAGTTTCAATTGAATTCCAGACACTCATTCCCCATCCAAACACACCATATAGAGTAATATTGTTGAATCTTATCGCAGCATGTGATTTGGATGCACTAAAATTAAGTTAAGCAATCTTATACATTAATCACCAATAATCTCTACAGGAGCAACGGCCATCTCTAAAGCAATGAAAACGATTGTTATCCCTGACAATAATTTCTCTGTCTACAATACCTGATATGAATTTGATTGCACCATGGCAATCTCCACAGATCCTAAGGTTTTTGTTAATCCTTATAGGCAACCCAGAAGGGATAGATATGAGGCCAAAGGCAAGGGCAATCTTCTCGCTGTGGTACCAAACTTCCGatactttctcttcttcttctaaatcAAACAGAGCAAAATTTGTATCTGGAACGTACCCAGCTTCCTGCATTTTCCTCCTTAAATAGGTCAGCATTGCCTGAATTTCAGAATTCATTTCATGGGAGGCGTCCTTTGCTTGGAAGATGTGGACTGCATTCTTGACTGCGATCCAACTGTAGCCTGCACCCTTTTTTATGCCAACATCTTTCATCTCCTTTCTCACAAGAGTGGCTTCTTCCCACCTGCATTGGTTAATCAAGTTGTTTAAATAAAGGAGGCAAAGGCCAAAATAATGAAAGCAAAAACAATGTCTCATTGGTCCCAATTCCCAATTCCTTATGATTGTGTGTAATGGAACGTCAAAACCACAGCCTCAAGGATTCTAGGTATGAGAATTGCTAAGGAACCATATTTTAATATGTTCTTATCATATCATGATGGTGACCAGATGTTGATTATATCTCAACTACCATCTATGTGCAACAATGTGGATGAAAAATTGTAGTCCTCTAGCATTAGTCTTCTAGAGGTACTTTGGTTATGAGCAGACAGATTCTATGTGAAGTGTCTTCTGCTACCAAAGAAGTAGCATATTTGATAAGCTATACAGCATTTCATATGAAAAGAAATGGTATAATACGACAGTAGGCTTTTTAGTACCTGCCAGTTGCTGCAAGCAAATTAGAAAGCACCACATGGTTGCCAGAGTCTTTAGGATCAAGTTCAAATAACTTGTGAGCCGCAATCTTCCCCAATTCTGGCTTCCTATACATTTTACAAGCCCCAAGAAGAGCACCCCAAATGGAAATTGTTGGATTAATTGGCATCTTTGTAATAAACTCGTAAGCGCGCTCTACCATCCCAGCTCGCCCTAGCAAGTCCACAACACATGCATAATGCTCTGCCCCTGGTTCAACACCATACCTTTGTTTCATTGAATCAAAGATCTGCATGCCCTTTTGAACAGCCCCCGCCCTACTACATGCTGACAATACACACACCAATGTGACATAATTCGGTTTAACCTCATGGCTTCCCGCACTCATCTCCTCAAACAATGCCAGAGCCATGTCGGCATGTCCTTGATGCGTATACCCACCCACCATCGCATTCCAACTGATCAGGTTCCTTGAAGGCATCGCATCAAATGCACACTCGGCATCTTCTATACTCCCACATTTTCCATACATGTCAACGAGTGCACTCCCAACAAAGACATTTCCGTCCACACAAGCCTTCACCGCAAGCGCATGAACTGACCTACCCTGTTCAAGCCACGCGAGTCCAGAACAAGCACTCAAAACACTCGAAACCATGAAATCCGTCAGCTCAACCCCTTCTCTCCTAGCCCGcaaaaacaactcacaagcCTTCTCCTCCTCATAGTTTTGCACATAAGCAGCCACCATGGAGCACCAAGAGACATGATTAGCCTCACCAATTCTATCGAAAACCATCTTAGACGACCCAGCATCCCGACACTTCCCATAAAAATCCACAAGCCCATTGAGCACTGACACATCTTTCCCATACCCACATCGCACCACAAACCCATGTAACTGCCTCCCAAGTTCCAAAGCCGACGTATCCGAACAGGCATTGAGAAATGCACAGAAGGTTATCGAATTCGGCTCCCCACCCGCCCTCACAAACTCAATAAACTTGTTTACAGCACTCACCGGCCGCCGGTCAAGCACCGCATTCGAAATGTAGGCATTCCAAGTAGCAAGGTTTCTCTcaggcatttcatcaaacatttTCCCCGCATCGTCTCTCAGCCCAGTTTTGCAGTACATATCAAAAGCACTGCACCCAACAAAGACATCACATATCTGCCCCGCCTTGACGGCGAGGGCATGCACCTGTTTTCCGACCACCGGGAGACGAAGCAAGCCGGAGGCCTTGAAGGCGCAGGGGAAGGTGAAGTCGTTGGGGCGGACGGAGTCGCGGCGCATGTTAGCAAAGTGGAGGAGAGCGGAGGCGAAATGACGGTTGTGGACGAGTCCGGCGATGAGGGCGGTCCAGGTGACGACGGAGGGAGAGGGGGTGAGACGGAGGACGAGGTGGGCGGAGATGGGGAGGTCGAGTTTGGCGTACATGTTGACGAGGTGGTTGGAGAGGAAGGAGGGGTGTGGGGGTTGGAGGGTTCTGATGATATGGGCGTGGGCGGCTCGGCCCAGAAGAGAAGAGCGAGTGGAGACGGCGGATTGGAGAAGGGAGGCGAGGGAGTTGGGAGTGAGGGATGGCATTGTTGTTGGTGTGTAAGGTCATGGCTTTGGGACAAAGGTGACAACGAGTTAGGGAAGCATGAGGAGCGTTTGTGATTTGTGTAAGAATGGAGAACAAAAATTCGAATTAGACCTACTGGAAACGACTGGGGAAACTAAGAAGGCGGGAGATGGTGGCGAGTTTGTACGAAAGCTTTGTGTCAGGATTGTGGGGTTGGGTCTTTGGACCTAAATTTGGGCCTGAAATGGTGTGGGTTATCGGGTAGGGTTTTGGTCCAGTTACCACTGTCAGGTCTCGTTCACGCAGGTCTAGCTGGGAATAGTCGGGGTGGGTCGGTTTGAGGCTCAAATTGTTTTCGACCCTATTTAGTCGGTTGAGCTAAAATTCAAACCGAACACTGATTTAAAATGGGCTGGGCCAAAATTTTAGTTGGGCCGATTTTTTCGGATCAGTCCGATTCggtttcaatttattttttaagGTCCAAAAGTTATATTTTTAGGTTATTTTCAATGCCTAATATTCTTGGCTAAATTGAGAGTTCAAATTCATTAATTCATTACATACTAGCCTTTCTGTATGCGCGTGAGGAAGGGCCGCGCTCGCGCGTACGAACTATCGTTTCATGTTTACAGTTGTACCTGCTGTTGACACCCAAAAATCCTGCTAACAAGCTCAATTTATGCTTTAAGCCCAATTCATATTTCGAGGCAAATTACACCCGCGAACATCACGCCACGCACGTGGACCGAAGCCACATTCACGCACTTGGGGCTTACAAGAATGGGTGTGGTATGGAAGGTAACAGAATTGCATGAGGCCCATTATTAGTTTTAGGCTCgttgataattttggacttgggaccaaaattcatgcCCAACGGCCTAACTCTTAATACGGGtaagtgaagaagagagagagcccaaaaacccaagcccaaatcctttagaaacaaacaaaatagtaaATGCTAAACATAGGATTCTTGATCCTAGTCGCATAACATAATCCCATAATCCCAGCAACACAGCAGAAATCTTGGGATTGCAATCCTAGCAGCAAATCCTGCCTAAATTATGGCAGAAAATCTGCCCAAAATCTCATAGCCCTAGACACAACTTGACAAACCAAAACACATTGAAAAATCTAGTACATGCATTTAACCCAAGCTATCTCTTTACCCAGCAGTAAAGACCTTCCACCGAGATTCCTTTGGCTGCTGGAATTGCATATAAATAGCTATGTTACTAACCAAGCAGAGGCAGGACAGAGTGTGCTAGCAAGCTCCCTAGCACTCTTCTTCTCTCATGCTTCCTCTCTCCCACATCCATCCATAGTTTTCCATCCTTTCAAACTCACCTTCTATCCAAACCCCCTTATCTCACAAACCTCAACCAGTATACAACACTGCTGGAACCTCTTCTTCTCAAactcatgcttttctagctcccacgccacacgcatcttgccaagcctcttttgaaatgatcaattcactgccatgcatatatataggaACTGCCGGGAAGAACACAACAGCAACCTTCCTAGGATTTTTAATCATTCGAAGTTTGCTGGGCCTAGTCTTCGCTAACTCAGACAAAGGGGCAAAGTTTTGGGTCCTTACCCATGAATATCCACTGTCGTACAACTCCGATCAAAGTGCCCCCTACATTTTGGCGACTTCACTGGGGACTAGGCTGTGTTTCCACCTCCGCTTCCTTAACAACAACATTTTTCTCCATAAATTTACCATGCTCACTTCAAACCAGTCATGCTTTACCACTGACAATATGTATCAGATGCAATCAATGGGAGCTCTCTTGATGAACATGCCAATACTCATTGAAACAAAAGCTTGTTGCTTATTGTATTGACTATGAGACTTCAATCCATGAGTTTCTGTAACAGGAATCATGAAAGCTGTCAAAATCAAATTTATTCACTCATTATTCAAGCTTCAATATTGAGTGAACAAATTAAGAGTCCTATTATAAAAGCTATCTCACCTTGAGGCttcaacaaaaccaaacaagCCACCACAAATAACCTCATCACCAGCTGATGCATTTCTTCCAGATCTGATAAGGTCTGAACCTTCTGCCTGGGAACTAGGCCATGATTCCAGCGGCTAACTTTCACGCTGAATCTTGACTACCACTGCTGGGAGCAATATATAAACATCCTGCAAGCATCATAACCATTAGTGCCACAAAACTAACTTACTTTTGTTTAGCCATTTTTCAAGCATTTCGAGCCTATTTACCATATTTTTCATAAACCTTACAAACCACATGGAAGACAAAATATCAGTCCTTATTTGTGCTAATCCCAGGCCTAAATCAGCTCAGTATACTCAAACTCAAAGTTATCCTTTTTCTTTCAAGCATCATGCAAGAATACTTGGGGGCTTTGCTTAATGAATTTCAAAAACATGCTGTGATTTAACCATGGCTCCCTCCATTTCATAGCAGTGCTCTATGCttcggaaaaaaaaatcatgctctTATTCCATGGTAGGATGATAATTTTCTTGAAACTACCCATGCTTTTGTTGTCATAACACCGCCAGATACAGTCAAGCAAAACAGCAGCAAAAGGTCAAAGTGATGCAAACAAGCTTAGTAAGAAGagacttttttttgttcttcactTTTGAAAAAACCCAGATTCAATTTCATACTTACTTACTCTTTTGTGAACCTCTGATTTACATCAGAAAATGATATTAGTGAAAGTAAGTTTTGTTTTTCACCACAAAAGGCCAAATCTAGCtattgaaaattaaagaaatcacattTTTTCCCTCTTCCTCTCATACTCTAACACTACCTCTTTCCTGAAAATATTTATCTTTTATCTCAAATCATCATGTCCTTACAAGGTTGAACCGTTTACCTGAGGACTAGGCTATGATTCCAGCAGCTAGCTTCCCCCTTGTTGCAACATATATTAAGCTAATCTCTGTTCTTGATCTTTACAATCACTGCTGGGAGCAGTTTATTAACGCCTCTGCAAGCATTACAACCATTAAAGCTACATGCATAACAATCTTACTATTGTTTAGCCACTTCTTGAGCATTTAAAGCCTATTTGAACATACCCTTTCACTGAACCTTACCAGGAAGCATAAAAGATAACCTCTTCATTGTTGATGCTTATACCAGGCAATAATGATATTCTAGATATCTTATACCTATATCAATCTATATGTCTAGCTAACATAAATGTGAAGCTACAATTCTAGAGAGAAATACTCTTACAAAAGCAACATGCATATGTTTTCTAATCTAAAACCCAAGCACACAGCAGTGGTCATAAGCACAAGCCCCTCACACTTCTCAAGCGATATTCATTGCCGGAGAACACGCAAGCAAAAGTTAAATCTTATACTTTTAATCAGGCTACTGCACTTGGGGGCTGATGAGTTGGTTCATGTTGATTACCTTAACAGCAGCTCATCCATCCTAAACTTTTTAGCCTCATATTCATGCATCAAGCTGATCCATCTGAAAGCAAAAAATATTCAAATCAGGCAAAATCATTCCCTTTACATACCATAACCAGCACCAAATTACATTGATATCCAAATCTTGACAACACCACAAACAAATCCACTCTCCACAATCAGTCATACCATTTCAATTCATTGCATAGCTCAAGCGTACTGATTTAAACCAGAATCAATACATCACACATAGGCACTCTTACAATCAGGCTTTTACCATTTGCATCACTCAAGAGCACCTTTCCAGATCCATACGCCAAACCAACCAGCAACAAGCAagttgaagaaaagaagaactaCTATATTATTGACTGATATCATGCATATTCGTATCAGGCACACACATTCAAAATTTACAATCTTATTTTGAAAATAAAGTCTTTCAAGCATGCAGAAGAAGTGAAAAGAAACTTCAATCGCAACATTCATTATATTCAAAAAAAGAATTCATGCATGAAGACAGGAGCAACCAAGCAAAATGGATTGAGCATCATGCAACTCAAGCAATGGCCCAAGCAATTTAAGTTGTTCAAGGTGCTCAAATGTCCTGACAActtcaagagaaaaagaaatttcattGCTGGAACAAAGCCAAGACTGTAACGTTGCTTATTCATGATCAAGTTGCTAGTAAATCATGCAAGTCACCACTCACCGCCATGCTAAAAGGagctcgaaaaaaaaaaaaaacaagccaATATAACTCAAATATTCTAAGCTGTTCTAGCGCCAATATTACGGTATTCACTACCTTGCAGGCCTGAAGCTCTGAGATCAACAACTCAACCCATTTTACTGCTGGGAATAAAGATGACGTCCAAATACATCCAAAAAGAAACTGAACTTTTAGCATGCTAATCCTATCTGACCACAGAAGAAAAACAATTCAATTCAAAGAATTTGAGCAAGCAAGCCAAAACAGCTCACCATCATAATCAACCGAGCATACATACATGTCATTAAAGCTTGTACTAAAGCAATTCCAGCAGAAGTTCATGCAGCAGCTGCATTTCCTACTAAATCCTAATTCAACAATTTCAAGCCATGCCAAGCCGGTGATTAGTCGACAAGTAATTAATCGACATAAGAGTATAGCCGGAACATGCTAGCTATATCAAATTAGACCTGAGCTTAAATCTCTATTATATAACTCAAGCATGAATCACGACCTGCAAGCAAACATGACAGCCTTTATGCATGTATATTTGTGGTATTGTGTCACTGCCGTGCTACGTGCAAAAGATTGGTTTTGCTCGAAGTAAGGTATACGTGGGGGCTTGGTGAAAGATGATTCATGATGAAAAGCACATGCCTATAGTCTATTGATTCATTGGAAAATGCGAACTAGAATTTAAGGCTTCCAAGCACCCTACTGCTGGATCAGTTCTAATCACTTTCTACCCATTCAAGGGAtcatgatttaaaaaaaaaaaaaaaaaaagaggaaagcgTCAAAGTTCTTATGATGTTTGAATAATCAAAGATTCATCTACACAATGCCAAACTCATGCTCATGCCACTCATACTCATGCCAAGCTCCTTGTCAAGCCAAGCGGATTCACGACCAAGAGTAACAATTCAATACTTAAACAAGCTTATGTCAAGCAAAATATTTTAAGCATATAAGCATACAAACACCAATCATGTCAAGCTTCTCTCTAAGGTCATGCATCCAACAGCGAACTAACAAGCATACAAAGGCAAGTCATGCCAAGCTCGAATCTTGCAAGATCCTATATGCATCGAAAACCAAGTGAGAATCACGCCAAGCCATTACATCCAAGCACATGCTTTCCAACACTAATGCACTCTCATTTGACCATTAAATAAACTTGAGGAAGTCACAAGCTTATACCATCAAGCACATGCCTACGACGTGCCCAAGCATAATGGTCACTAATTGAATCTATTCAAACCGAAACAAGCAAGGCGGACATCATACAAGCTCATGCTCTTACCAAGCCAAATTCCTTACATGACAACAAATTAATCAAGACATGTATACCTGGAGAGTCAAGCAAGACAATGCGAAAAACCAAATTGCCAAACGCTGCTGTAAAAGCAACACGAACCACTGCCATGCCATATAATTTAAATCAATAGTCTTTTCCAAACCATTTTGTGATAATCTTACTTCATTAAACCAACATGCTAACCTATTTTTAACCTTATCCATACTAATTTTTTTCTAAACAATCTCTTGCTGTTGTGACAACCTCTTATCATGCTAGCTAGACCAAATCTCGATTCTTC encodes the following:
- the LOC133724891 gene encoding pentatricopeptide repeat-containing protein At4g14850-like, encoding MPSLTPNSLASLLQSAVSTRSSLLGRAAHAHIIRTLQPPHPSFLSNHLVNMYAKLDLPISAHLVLRLTPSPSVVTWTALIAGLVHNRHFASALLHFANMRRDSVRPNDFTFPCAFKASGLLRLPVVGKQVHALAVKAGQICDVFVGCSAFDMYCKTGLRDDAGKMFDEMPERNLATWNAYISNAVLDRRPVSAVNKFIEFVRAGGEPNSITFCAFLNACSDTSALELGRQLHGFVVRCGYGKDVSVLNGLVDFYGKCRDAGSSKMVFDRIGEANHVSWCSMVAAYVQNYEEEKACELFLRARREGVELTDFMVSSVLSACSGLAWLEQGRSVHALAVKACVDGNVFVGSALVDMYGKCGSIEDAECAFDAMPSRNLISWNAMVGGYTHQGHADMALALFEEMSAGSHEVKPNYVTLVCVLSACSRAGAVQKGMQIFDSMKQRYGVEPGAEHYACVVDLLGRAGMVERAYEFITKMPINPTISIWGALLGACKMYRKPELGKIAAHKLFELDPKDSGNHVVLSNLLAATGRWEEATLVRKEMKDVGIKKGAGYSWIAVKNAVHIFQAKDASHEMNSEIQAMLTYLRRKMQEAGYVPDTNFALFDLEEEEKVSEVWYHSEKIALAFGLISIPSGLPIRINKNLRICGDCHGAIKFISGIVDREIIVRDNNRFHCFRDGRCSCRDYW